Proteins from a single region of Oncorhynchus tshawytscha isolate Ot180627B linkage group LG03, Otsh_v2.0, whole genome shotgun sequence:
- the LOC112243493 gene encoding E3 ubiquitin-protein ligase TRIM69, translated as MPNWTAETLKDSQSFGSFGKSRGKATHPYDCCSQPFGKPNLSFYQTIRRPLKKCNILLKNFLKGPSRTSTVETSQSPSLDECKAIIRELATELHRISKYQDNFTTSHEDGYSLAECQQFILQWAEELSILPKISVGQSRSSPKRSCWEDYEIEERTSPKEAERRLSKAQHIVSEWAAGLQSRKQDSVCPVEDVCSVLQDLEGQWKRGKLPNMLPVMDFIIWTVLQEQPQEGSIPELWLKSKQRFKHSAFTTVIPEPVWDWISKASVDILLDPESANPDFIVSNNQKRVRVGKIIESEHDPRDGYRHCLASPKYDGWWCALGTQGFTKGRHYWEVGVDGKTDWRIGIARESAPRKGFIELNTSTGYWTLRMQVSGLKALTVPAVDIKIPEHLKKIGVYLDIEEGQLSFYDIVRRSHIYTFNDTFSEQVYPVFGTVETDRDLIIL; from the exons ATGCCAAATTGGACTGCAG AAACATTAAAGGACAGCCAGAGCTTTGGAAGTTTTGGCAAATCTAGGGGAAAAGCAACGCATCCTTATGATTGTTGTTCACAACCATTTGGGAAGCCTAATCTCAGCTTTTATCAG ACAATCAGAAGACCACTGAagaaatgtaatattttattAAAGAATTTTCTTAAG GGACCCTCTCGGACTTCCACCGTAGAAACAAGCCAGTCTCCATCTCTGGATGAGTGTAAAGCCATAATCAGAGAACTGGCCACCGAGCTACATCGGATATCAAAG TATCAAGATAATTTCACCACCAGCCACGAGGATGGCTACAGCCTGGCAGAGTGTCAACAGTTCATCCTACAATGGGCGGAGGAGTTGAGCATCTTACCAAAG ATATCCGTGGGGCAAAGCAGGAGCTCACCAAAGCGTTCCTGCTGGGAGGACtatgagatagaggagagaacaTCTCCaaaagaggctgagagaagacTTTCAAAAGCTCAACACATCGTCTCAGAATGGGCTGCAGGACTGCAATCACGAAAACAG gaCTCAGTGTGTCCAGTAGAGGATGTGTGTTCAGTCCTACAGGATCTGGAGGGACAGTGGAAGAGAGGGAAACTACCCAACATGCTCCCTGTCATGGACTTCATCATCTGGACGGTGTTACAGGAACAACCTCAAGAG GGTTCCATCCCAGAGCTGTGGCTCAAATCCAAGCAGAGGTTCAAACACTCAG CCTTCACCACAGTGATTCCTGAACCAG TATGGGACTGGATAAGCAAAGCATCAG TTGACATCCTCTTGGACCCTGAATCAGCCAATCCAGATTTCATAGTGTCCAACAATCAGAAACGTGTGAGAGTGGGCAAAATAATAGAGAGTGAACATGATCCTAGAGACGGATACCGTCACTGCCTCGCATCTCCCAAGTATGACGGGTGGTGGTGTGCACTGGGAACACAGGGCTTTACCAAGGGTAGGCATTACTGGGAGGTGGGGGTGGACGGGAAGACAGACTGGAGGATAGGGATAGCTAGGGAGTCTGCACCAAGAAAAGGCTTCATTGAACTGAACACATCAACAGGTTACTGGACACTTCGGATGCAGGTCAGTGGGCTGAAGGCTCTAACTGTTCCGGCTGTTGATATCAAGATTCCAGAACATCTCAAGAAGATTGGGGTCTACCTTGACATTGAGGAGGGGCAGCTCTCCTTTTATGACATTGTAAGACGCAGCCATATCTACACCTTCAATGACACGTTTTCTGAACAGGTTTATCCAGTCTTTggcacagtagagacagacagagaccttaTCATACTGTAG